In Penaeus chinensis breed Huanghai No. 1 chromosome 2, ASM1920278v2, whole genome shotgun sequence, the following proteins share a genomic window:
- the LOC125034493 gene encoding gamma-interferon-inducible lysosomal thiol reductase-like, which yields MAVNITAYGFASDQPSGDGYVFECQHGPGECKGNMIVVCAKKYLDHETYVDFTLCLMSGFYPPIEGEKCAERVEVEWQPIDNCSQSVEGEQLLHEAGLEQGLLDPRPDWMPWIIFNDIYSASAVNYQLPRIIYLFIFVSLTLQVFEELLGAWCTKLSNL from the exons ATGGCGGTTAACATCACTGCTTACGGCTTCGCTTCG GACCAGCCTTCTGGCGACGGCTACGTCTTTGAGTGCCAACACGGGCCGGGCGAGTGCAAGGGAAACATGATCGTCGTGTGTGCCAAGAAGTACTTGGACCATGAGACCTACGTCGACTTCACTCTCTGCCTCATGAGTGGCTTCTACCCACCTATCGAGGGCGagaag TGTGCCGAGAGGGTGGAAGTGGAGTGGCAACCCATCGACAACTGTTCCCAGTCGGTGGAGGGCGAGCAGTTGCTTCACGAGGCAGGTCTTGAGCAAGGACTTCTCGACCCgaggcctgattggatgccttggATTATCTTCAATGAT ATATATTCTGCATcagccgtgaactaccagttgcccaggataatatacttattcatattcgTGTCGCTAACGCTGCAGGTGTTTGAGGAACTACTTGGCGCATG GTGTACAAAACTCAGCAATTTATAG